From a single Prionailurus bengalensis isolate Pbe53 chromosome A1, Fcat_Pben_1.1_paternal_pri, whole genome shotgun sequence genomic region:
- the PRKAA1 gene encoding 5'-AMP-activated protein kinase catalytic subunit alpha-1 isoform X3, producing MVMEYVSGGELFDYICKNGRKSDVPGVVRTGSMKELDEKESRRLFQQILSGVDYCHRHMVVHRDLKPENVLLDAHMNAKIADFGLSNMMSDGEFLRTSCGSPNYAAPEVISGRLYAGPEVDIWSSGVILYALLCGTLPFDDDHVPTLFKKICDGIFYTPQYLNPSVISLLKHMLQVDPMKRATIKDIREHEWFKQDLPKYLFPEDPSYSSTMIDDEALKEVCEKFECSEEEVLSCLYNRNHQDPLAVAYHLIIDNRRIMNEAKDFYLATSPPDSFLDDHHLTRPHPERVPFLVAETPRARHTLDELNPQKSKHQGVRKAKWHLGIRSQSRPNDIMAEVCRAIKQLDYEWKVVNPYYLRVRRKNPVTSTYSKMSLQLYQVDSRTYLLDFRSIDDEITEAKSGTATPQRSGSVSNYRSCQRNDSDADAQGKSSEASLTSSVTSLDSSPVDLTPRPGSHTIEFFEMCANLIKILAQ from the exons CTGGATGAAAAAGAAAGTCGGCGTCTGTTTCAACAGATCCTTTCTGGTGTGGATTACTGTCACAGGCATATGGTGGTCCATAGAGATTTGAAACCTGAAAATGTCCTGCTTGATGCACACATGAATGCAAAGATAGCTGATTTTG GTCTTTCAAACATGATGTCAGATGGTGAATTTTTAAGAACAAGCTGTGGCTCACCCAACTACGCTGCACCAGAAGTAATTTCAGGAAG ATTGTATGCAGGTCCAGAGGTAGACATATGGAGCAGTGGGGTTATTCTCTATGCTTTATTATGTGGAACCCTTCCGTTTGATGATGATCATGTGCCAACTCTTTTTAAGAAGATATGTGATGGGATCTTTTATACCCCTCAGTATTTAAATCCATCTGTGATTAGCCTTTTGAAACATATGCTACAGGTGGATCCCATGAAGAGGGCCACAATCAAAGATATCAG GGAGCATGAATGGTTTAAACAAGATCTTCCAAAATATCTCTTTCCTGAGGATCCATCATATAGTTCAACCATGATTGATGATGAAGCCTTAAAAGAAGTGTGTGAAAAATTTGAATGCTCAGAAGAGGAGGTTCTCAGCTGCCTTTATAATAGAAATCACCAGGACCCGTTGGCAGTTGCCTATCACCTCATAATAGATAACAGGAGGATAATGAATGAGGCCAAAGATTTTTACTTGGCAACAAGCCCACCTGATTCTTTTCTCGATGATCATCATTTGACTCGGCCCCATCCTGAAAGAGTACCATTCTTGGTTGCTGAAACGCCAAGGGCACGCCACACCCTCGATGAATTAAACCCACAGAAATCAAAACACCAAGGTGTAAGGAAAGCAAAATGGCATTTGGGAATTAGAAGTCAAAGTCGACCGAATGATATCATGGCAGAAGTTTGTAGAGCAATTAAACAACTGGATTACGAATGGAAG GTTGTAAACCCATATTATTTGCGTGTTCGAAGGAAGAATCCTGTAACAAGTACATACTCCAAAATGAGTCTACAGTTATACCAAGTGGATAGTAGAACGTACTTACTGGATTTCCGTAGTATTGATG atgAAATTACTGAAGCCAAATCAGGGACTGCTACTCCACAGAGATCAGGATCAGTTAGCAACTATCGATCTTGCCAAAGGAATGATTCAGATGCTGATGCTCAAGGAAAATCCTCAGAAGCTTCACTTACCTCATCTGTGACCTCACTTGACTCTTCTCCTGTTGACTTAACTCCAAGACCTGGAAGTCACACGATAGAATTTTTTGAAATGTGTGCGAATCTAATTAAAATTCTTGCACAGTAA
- the PRKAA1 gene encoding 5'-AMP-activated protein kinase catalytic subunit alpha-1 isoform X4 — translation MVVHRDLKPENVLLDAHMNAKIADFGLSNMMSDGEFLRTSCGSPNYAAPEVISGRLYAGPEVDIWSSGVILYALLCGTLPFDDDHVPTLFKKICDGIFYTPQYLNPSVISLLKHMLQVDPMKRATIKDIREHEWFKQDLPKYLFPEDPSYSSTMIDDEALKEVCEKFECSEEEVLSCLYNRNHQDPLAVAYHLIIDNRRIMNEAKDFYLATSPPDSFLDDHHLTRPHPERVPFLVAETPRARHTLDELNPQKSKHQGVRKAKWHLGIRSQSRPNDIMAEVCRAIKQLDYEWKVVNPYYLRVRRKNPVTSTYSKMSLQLYQVDSRTYLLDFRSIDDEITEAKSGTATPQRSGSVSNYRSCQRNDSDADAQGKSSEASLTSSVTSLDSSPVDLTPRPGSHTIEFFEMCANLIKILAQ, via the exons ATGGTGGTCCATAGAGATTTGAAACCTGAAAATGTCCTGCTTGATGCACACATGAATGCAAAGATAGCTGATTTTG GTCTTTCAAACATGATGTCAGATGGTGAATTTTTAAGAACAAGCTGTGGCTCACCCAACTACGCTGCACCAGAAGTAATTTCAGGAAG ATTGTATGCAGGTCCAGAGGTAGACATATGGAGCAGTGGGGTTATTCTCTATGCTTTATTATGTGGAACCCTTCCGTTTGATGATGATCATGTGCCAACTCTTTTTAAGAAGATATGTGATGGGATCTTTTATACCCCTCAGTATTTAAATCCATCTGTGATTAGCCTTTTGAAACATATGCTACAGGTGGATCCCATGAAGAGGGCCACAATCAAAGATATCAG GGAGCATGAATGGTTTAAACAAGATCTTCCAAAATATCTCTTTCCTGAGGATCCATCATATAGTTCAACCATGATTGATGATGAAGCCTTAAAAGAAGTGTGTGAAAAATTTGAATGCTCAGAAGAGGAGGTTCTCAGCTGCCTTTATAATAGAAATCACCAGGACCCGTTGGCAGTTGCCTATCACCTCATAATAGATAACAGGAGGATAATGAATGAGGCCAAAGATTTTTACTTGGCAACAAGCCCACCTGATTCTTTTCTCGATGATCATCATTTGACTCGGCCCCATCCTGAAAGAGTACCATTCTTGGTTGCTGAAACGCCAAGGGCACGCCACACCCTCGATGAATTAAACCCACAGAAATCAAAACACCAAGGTGTAAGGAAAGCAAAATGGCATTTGGGAATTAGAAGTCAAAGTCGACCGAATGATATCATGGCAGAAGTTTGTAGAGCAATTAAACAACTGGATTACGAATGGAAG GTTGTAAACCCATATTATTTGCGTGTTCGAAGGAAGAATCCTGTAACAAGTACATACTCCAAAATGAGTCTACAGTTATACCAAGTGGATAGTAGAACGTACTTACTGGATTTCCGTAGTATTGATG atgAAATTACTGAAGCCAAATCAGGGACTGCTACTCCACAGAGATCAGGATCAGTTAGCAACTATCGATCTTGCCAAAGGAATGATTCAGATGCTGATGCTCAAGGAAAATCCTCAGAAGCTTCACTTACCTCATCTGTGACCTCACTTGACTCTTCTCCTGTTGACTTAACTCCAAGACCTGGAAGTCACACGATAGAATTTTTTGAAATGTGTGCGAATCTAATTAAAATTCTTGCACAGTAA